Part of the Ruegeria sp. AD91A genome, CCGACAGTCGTGCATTCAGAAGGGCGAGCGGAATGCCGCGTTTGGCACTTTCAACAATCAACCGTGGCCAGATTTCACTTTCGACGAAAACCCCGCCCTCTGGTTGCCAATGGCTCAGAAAGCGCCGGACGGGACCTGCCGTGTCAAGCGGCGGGTATTGATGCCGTGTGCGGGGCGGCAGGCGTTTTTCGATAAGAGCCGCTGAGGTCGGGGTGCCGGAGGTGATTAGAAATTCGGTTTCGGGCAGGCGGTCAGCCAGCCGTCTGATCAGGCTGAGGACCGAAAGGCTTTCGCCAACGCTGGCGGCGTGGAACCAGATCAAACGCCCATTTGGCCTAGGCAGGCTGGCATGTCCAAGTCGTTCTTGTTGCCGCTCAACAGGTACGTTTGCTGCCCGCAACTTATTCCGAACAATTCGCCATATCAGAGGTGCTGCAAGAGACGTGAGGGTGCAGTACACATGATACAACGCCGTGGGGCGGCCGTTGTGATCCGGCATATCAGCCGCCTGTGTGACTCATGTGACGGCTCATCCTGCCATCGACGGCTTGGCGCGAATAGTCGAAGTCATGCCCCTTGGGCTTGAGATTGATGGCAGATCGGATCGCGTCTTCAAGTGGCTGTTCGGTATCAGGGTGATCGCGCAGGGCTCCGCGCAGGTCAGACATATCCTCCTGACCCAGGCACATGTAAAGTTCGCCCGTGCAGGTCAGGCGAACCCTGTTGCAGCTTTCACAGAAATTGTGCGACAGCGGCGTGATAAAGCCGATTTTCTGGCCGGTTTCCTCGAGCCGCACGTAACGGGCCGGGCCACCGGTGCGTTCGGCCAGATCGGTGACCGAATAGTGGTTTTCGTATTCTTTCCGCACGTCTTTGAGCGACCAGTACTGATCCAGGCGGTCTTCGTTGCCGATATCGCCCATAGGCATGACTTCGATCCAGGTCAGATCCATGTCCCGCTCGGCACACCAGTCCGTGATTTTCGGAAGTTCGGGTTCATTGAACCCTTTCAGCGCGACCGCGTTGATCTTGATCCGCAGGCCAGCCTTTTGCGCGGCGTCAATTCCGTCCAATACCTGTTTCAGGCGACCCCAGCGCGTGACCTTGGCAAACTTGTCATCGTCCAATGTATCCAGAGAGACATTCACCCGCCGTACGCCAGCGGCATACAGGTCTTCGGCGAAGCGGTGCAGTTGCGATCCATTTGTTGTCAGCGTCAGTTCTTTCAATGCACCGCTGTCCAGGTGGCGTGTCATCGAGTTGAAGAACGTCATGATATTCCGACGCACCAACGGCTCACCACCCGTGATGCGCAGCTTTTCGACACCCATCCTGACGAAGGTCGAGCACATCCGGTCCAGTTCTTCCAGTGTCAGCAGGTCTTTCTTGGGCAGAAAGGTCATGTTTTCGGACATGCAATACACGCAGCGGAAGTCGCAGCGGTCCGTGACGGAGACGCGGAGATACGTAATGGCGCGGGCAAACGGGTCGATGAGCGGAGCTGTCATGGTGTAATAGGTAAAGCCGTAACATGCCCGCGACAAGGGCGAACTGTGCTTTGCGCTGGAACAGATGGGCGCAGGGCTGTAGGTGTCAGCCATGAAAAAAACACTTGTTTTACTATTTGTGGTCATGGCTGGATGCGACGCCGTGCGGTCAACGACTGACCGAGTTTTAGGCGGTGGCGACGCGCCTGCCCAGACGGCACCCGACGCTGAAGTTGGTACCGCAGTTGCTGAAGAGGTGCTGCAACCCGAACCGGTTTCCGCGCGGCCAAACTGGGTCGGGGCGAAAACCACCATAGCCGGGCTTGGGGATCCGACCACTCCGGGGCGCTGGATGCAGACACCGCTGGTGGACACCGAAGTTACGGCGCGCGTAGTGGTGCCACGAACAGGGGCGCAGGCCTACATCACTTTGGTCCCGGTCTCAGGCCCGGACAGTAGCGGCAGCCGCTTGTCTCTGGACGCTATGAGGGCGTTGTTGGTGCCTTTCGACGAACTCGTTGAGGTCGAAGTCTACGCAGATTGATTTTTCAGGTATTTACCTGCTTCACGGCGGGCAAAGGGTTTCATGGTATCGCCGTGTTGGCTCAGAAAGGTGATGACACGCTTTGGGTCGTGTTTGGATAACTCTCGCAGCCACCAGGCGATGGATTTCTGAATGAACCAGTTGCGGTCCGGAACATATCCGGCAGCCCAGCCAAGGATGCGATCACGGCGGTGCAGGTCGTCGGGCTTGGGGTGGTTCTGTTTGGTCCAGGGCAGGGTTGCAACCAGGGCCGCGCGTCGGGTCCACATGTGATCGGACTGGGTCCAATGTTCAACCTGATCCAGTCGGTCAGGATCTGCTGAAAGCCGCTTTTGCATAGCCATGCACGCGTGATCCGCGACGGCCCATGCATCGAAATCCGGCAGCCAGCTTTGAAGCAAGTCCCAAACCGTCGCGTCAGGTCGGATGCGCGCCTGTGTCAAAAGCTTGGATGCAGCAAGACGCCCTTCGTGGATGTTTGTTTGCCATAACGCGTCCGCCAATGCGATCCGCGCCGGCACATCCAGTTCTTGCCGCCACGCCTTGGTCAGGTCGTTGAGAACCGGGTTTGCGACGCCCAGATAGATGCGATCCGCCTTATGATAACTAGCCATCTGGCTCGCCCGTTCGGGGTCACCATGCGCTTTGATCTGATCGAGATATCCGGTCAGCATGGGGATCACAATGGAACGCCTGTTGGTTTCCCATCAATCGTCTGGCCGTTCCTTTCCATCCAATAGGAACGGATTTCCTCATCTGATTTTCCATCCACCCATTTCTGCATCGTGTCGCGGTCGGATTGGAATTCCATGAAAGGCACGGCATAGCCGCAGGAGGTTTGTACCATCTCGATCGACTGGTCATAGATTCGCCGTGCACTGCGGTGACTTGGGAAGAGACCGGCAAGGTCGTCCCAACCTTCGTTGCCAACATGCAGGCAACGCGCTGTGCCATAGGTGCGAAGAATCATCGGCCGCGTTGTGAAAGAACACCACATCAGCGTCATCCGGTTGACCTGCAAAAGATGCCCCGCAGTTTCGTTGCCACTGCCAGTGAGGTTCATCCAGACAATGCGGTTTGGTCCCAGTACACGCAGCGAGTCCATTCCTTTTGGGGAAACATTGACCCGACCTTTGGCCCCGGCGGTGCCGACGAAGAACATATGCTGTTCTTCAATGAACTTTTGATGCGCATCATCAAGCTGCGGGAACTGCTTGGCCATAAATCACTCCACCGTTACCGACTTCGCCAGATTGCGCGGTTGATCCACATCCGTGCCCTTGGCAACAGCCGTGTGATAGGCCAGCAATTGTGCGGGCACCGAGTAGAGGATCGGTGCAAGGCTGGTGTGAACATGTGGCATGCGGATGGTGCTCCAGACACCGTCGCCGGCCTCGTCAATGCCATCATCATCAGAGACAAGGATC contains:
- the moaA gene encoding GTP 3',8-cyclase MoaA, with product MTAPLIDPFARAITYLRVSVTDRCDFRCVYCMSENMTFLPKKDLLTLEELDRMCSTFVRMGVEKLRITGGEPLVRRNIMTFFNSMTRHLDSGALKELTLTTNGSQLHRFAEDLYAAGVRRVNVSLDTLDDDKFAKVTRWGRLKQVLDGIDAAQKAGLRIKINAVALKGFNEPELPKITDWCAERDMDLTWIEVMPMGDIGNEDRLDQYWSLKDVRKEYENHYSVTDLAERTGGPARYVRLEETGQKIGFITPLSHNFCESCNRVRLTCTGELYMCLGQEDMSDLRGALRDHPDTEQPLEDAIRSAINLKPKGHDFDYSRQAVDGRMSRHMSHTGG
- a CDS encoding DNA alkylation repair protein, with the translated sequence MLTGYLDQIKAHGDPERASQMASYHKADRIYLGVANPVLNDLTKAWRQELDVPARIALADALWQTNIHEGRLAASKLLTQARIRPDATVWDLLQSWLPDFDAWAVADHACMAMQKRLSADPDRLDQVEHWTQSDHMWTRRAALVATLPWTKQNHPKPDDLHRRDRILGWAAGYVPDRNWFIQKSIAWWLRELSKHDPKRVITFLSQHGDTMKPFARREAGKYLKNQSA
- a CDS encoding pyridoxamine 5'-phosphate oxidase family protein, whose protein sequence is MAKQFPQLDDAHQKFIEEQHMFFVGTAGAKGRVNVSPKGMDSLRVLGPNRIVWMNLTGSGNETAGHLLQVNRMTLMWCSFTTRPMILRTYGTARCLHVGNEGWDDLAGLFPSHRSARRIYDQSIEMVQTSCGYAVPFMEFQSDRDTMQKWVDGKSDEEIRSYWMERNGQTIDGKPTGVPL